Below is a genomic region from Ascaphus truei isolate aAscTru1 chromosome 8, aAscTru1.hap1, whole genome shotgun sequence.
AACATAATTCGTATTAAGATCAAATGATTAAATATTGCTTTTTGAAGAGGGACGATTCCAAAAACAATAAgggttaaatatatataaatatatagggtaaaatactatatatttttttttttttgtagattaTTAGAAAAACAGGGGACATAGGTGACAGTATCACACAAACTTAATGTAGGCATTATAGGAAGTCAATAATACTTAAAGAAATGTATCAAAGTGAGgaaagtggggggtgggggatatgAACCCCATACCTATGGTTATCATAGAAAAGTATTTGCAAATAAGTCTCCAGGGTCCAAAGAGTATTGTTACGTTCCACGTGAGCAATGCGCTTATGGTATAAGTCCGCAATGGCCAATGGCAAACATAGCATATGAGCCACAAGAGTAGCACCATGATCCACTCGCAGGAATATAAAGCGCGGACTGTATTGTTCCACAGATTCGATCTCGTTCCACCAGGCCACGACCATTTTTAGGAATAAATATATCTTTACACAAGTCCACACGAGTGCCCTCAACCTTTCTTATTGATATGCCACACAGACTGCTTATCcagcagtggccaactccagcactcaagggtcaccaacgggtcaggtgtcaaggatatccctgcttcaggacgggtggctcagtcaatgacggCCCATTAGGTCTCCTTATTTTGTTGCGTCTATTACTGCTGCGAAGCGCTCTGTACATTGCCAGAGCTACACCAATAACGATATACATACAAGAGACACCTTCACTGCCTGAGTTGAGTTGGCCACCGATGGTTTATCTAGGTTCTTGTGTGCACCCGTGGCAGCAATTCCAATCTCAGGAGTACGGTTTCTTTGTGTTATACCAGAGCTAAGAGGGGCCCAGAGCAAACATCTCACCTTCCACCCTGGGACATCTTTCATTATAATAGCCTCTTCCTCCAAGTTCTCCCGCAACAGCCGTAATACTCTGTGTAGGAAAAAGGACACGGGTCAGTGCGATCATTGCCCCCGTGGCTGAGAAGGGGTTAAAAGGGGCATTCTCTCCTATTCCCCTTCAGAATAGGTTTTTGTAGCCCTTAAACAAGGATTTCCTGCTATCTAGAGCTATTCTTTCCATACTATGGTGTTTGACCAGTTAAGTTGCACTGCTCCTTGAAGAAGGTCAGTCCCTTCTAGGACAAATAGTGAACTAAGAAAAGTGATGCGTAATGGGTTAAATGTAGCTGATTGTATGAAATACAATCAGACATATTTTTAACACATCTAATATTtccataaaaaacaaaaaggttGGGAGGGATTTTTTCAATCTGTATCTAGTGTTTTCTGCTGATAGAACTTTGCCAGCATCCAAAGCCTCAGGTAAACTGTtctttttgcgctgttctttatttgcaaagtaattattaAGCCATCATTAGTGAAAACAGATAAACACAGGTAGCGGACCTGTATGAATCCAGTGTTCCTAGAGAAcagcaaaacattcatttgcacaAGTGAAACAGTTACTTTAAGGGGGATTTCATCGCTCAGAAAGCTGATTACTTTGGGAAGTTATTTAAACATTCTCCCACCTCCCCTGCTTGCTATGGGGACCGTATAATTAACATGCTTCCGGTTTCAATACCCGATCATAAAATATAATGGGGTGAAGGTGAGGTACTTACCGCCTGTCTGCCTCTGCCtgtaggagggggagaagggcaaTACGCGTCTCCAAATCTTCAATCTGCATCCGTCTGGGAGACAAAGCCAAAGTGCTGAGCATTTCTCTATAGCATCATCTCTGTACATAGATCTTTACAGAGATAACACAGGGCAGAGATTCACAGCAGGTGGTTCTGGAACCCTTAGGGATTTGTGAGGAGTCTCCAAGGGGTTCCCCCCAAAAATCTATGTAATGGCAGATTtcaggcagtatagtgggttcctgagcccgtttggggactgcgcacttagtaagaccccaaactgcaccGTAGTGTGGGAGGTGTAGCTGTCagagcaggagcttccaaagtcactccccacaatgctttgcaccaCAGCAGCAAGACATTGTGGGGTGCGACTTTGGAATCTCCTGCAGCGATtccacccatgctgtctgcacacattgaggggcagtttggggccttattaaccGTGTGTCCCCACAAGCTTTATACACTATACTTGCCTGGGATCTGTCACACAGTTTTGTTAATAGTCTGATGAGGCGGCAATAAGTGATTAATTAGAGGCTAggagaacaaatattttctagcagggcaCAGTGTAAAAAAGGTTGGGAGACGCTGACCTAGAAGATATCCCTAAATGGATTGTTCTTCCCTGTTCCAAGTTAGCTATAGTTTTATGTACTGTACCAACACTTTCAGTGCTTGAGGGGCGAGCTGTATATTGTGCACTGCTGGTCCCCCTCACACTAAAGAGGTTACGTGTAAAATAGAGAAGTGAAAATTGGGGGAATAGGAGCCACTGCTcagaagagctcacaatctaatggAGGAGTTGGGAGACGGGTACATGGAAGTACCAAATTGTATGGGGCAAGGTGAAGAGGGAAAGTGTGTATGAGGAGGCTTATGAGGTTACGTTACTGCACTATAGAAATGCTTCATTGTAAAGGTGGGGGCCAGATAGAGGGATCCAGATTTCAGGTGGGACAGAGCAGTAGAGGTGTGTGAAACAGAGATTCAGGAGCAGAGAAGAGGGATTAATACACTGAtggtcaccttctctctctgttCCAGCGGGAAATGCTCCAGTATCCAAACAGCAGAACTCCAGCACCCAAAGCAAACATGCTGTAACCTGCAAAGAAAGACACAGGGAAGAACTTCCTACGCCTGTTACATAGGAGTCTGCTGAAACCTCTGCTTTATAGCCTAGTGTTTATAGCCTATAAATAGTGTTTCTGAAGTATTTACAGTCAGACTGTAAGAATCTCAGGGCAGTGAATACTATGTCACAATGTTTACTTTCATAATGGACGCATGTAGCCCAGCTGTGTATGCTGTCTTACTATCTAGGTAAAGCACTGGGTATATGGTTGGTTCCAGTCACTTTCTCTGGCTGGTGGCAAGCGGTTCGTCACACAGCTGGGGACAGAGACTCTCTGTTAGCAGTCAGACAGTCTCACTGGgtaccagtcactcactcaccggTCAGCCCGCGGCGGGGCATGTTCCTCTTATAATCGATGGGCCCGTATCCCCCCGAAGGAGGCATGTCCTGCTTCACCTTGGAGGCTGCCATCTTGGTGGAGTCCCACAGTTCGCTTGGTGGGGCCTCCACAGGGAAGCCACAATGACGTCAACACGAAAGCCACGCCCCGGCCAAACCGCGCTGCCATCTTGAGTGTGgcataaacattttttaaatacccAACTGTGCATCTTTCTTATACAAATAAGTAACAGATACTTAATATTAAACTACTGCTATACAGAAAGAGCGATTTTGTTTGCcaataatataaattatttaCGAACCTATTTTAACCTTGGTTTTGGATATTCTTTCTTTTTAGAAACATTCTCCGAAAAAATGGTAAATGAGTTGAAATAAGACAGGATCAGAAACGATATTCTATTACCAATTCTGATTGGATGAAATAAAAGACACGGGGGGACGGACGTCTTTAGCACTAACTCTGCCTGTTCATAatcatgcatactgtatatataaagtgcTTTAATTCCAATCCCCCCAAGGTCCAGCTCCTGTGCAATAAATCAGTGTCTTTTAGACGGTAAATAACTAGAACGATATTTGTCTTTTCTGATTATAATATAAACTGATTGGTGATTAGTGTAAAAGCTGGAGTCCAACAGATGGTGTTAAGTACCCTTCTGTGTCCACCAGAGGGAGCTCCTTACACAGCAATTCCTGATATGAGCATACATATGgaaataaaaaacacaatgttAAGACATTACAATACTTGTAACAGTAATAGGACTCGTAAATCATATATGATACCCATTATAATAAATTGTGTTATCGCCCTATCTATAATCCTATTCTAATAACAATATAGTTCTAATAATGTGTGAGAGGTTACATTTAAAACCGGAGCTGTGTAACTGGTCAGGTATGGCTTAAATCTTCGAGTCACCGAAAGAATTAGATCTCAGCCCTTTGGGTGCCGGCAAGTAGCGATAACGTGATCGATACAAATCACTACTGTGCCGCTGACGGAAGAGGAGGGTCCCGTCTTCCCCTCAGATTGTGTTTACTGTTCCTGTGGATCGCTGAATGGGATCACAcctaggctgcgcttacagtgccggcgacagcgacgccgcgtcaaaacaaatgcattgccgccggcgCGTGTGCTTACAGCAAGCGCGACGcgatggagcgacggcttggtcgcgaccgctggaagtcatctctatttgatttttccagcgaccgcagcctgacgtcaccgtcactataagcgtagccttagaaaACCAGCATGACGTGGCTACTATATCATGGGTTCCCTGGCGTGACGACTCCCCAATAGGGTTACTCATGACATGTCTGCTATATCAGTGAATGGATGTGTCAGAAAACCATTCAAGAGCCTTCATTTGAAGCCAGACGTAATAAAAGAATGAAGGACTCCATTCCCTCATTTGTACGGTTTGTAAGGTCTGAAACGCTTATTCCTATGAGGTCTCCTATTATGATGTTAGATGTATTATTGCTGTAAACTGCTACGTACATGgatggggctatataaataaagttaaacGTGTATAAGGATATTCTTTATCTGTTAACAGGACACAGAACAACAGTTTTATAAACACGCTGTCCAAAAGGTTAGCAAGCGTTTTCTGTGTCTGGGATGAAAGAGGAAAGTGAGCTTTCTGGAGCAAGAATCTATTTTCCAAGTATCTGGTTTTAGGTTTGTTACACTTATTGTATAAGAAGTCCCCTGTGTTGTATGgtctctttgcaaagtgctgtgtAAATTGTTGctcctatatgtatgtatgtatgtctttatttatatagtgccattaatgtacatagcgcttcacagtagtaatacatgtgacaatcatataaataacagatcatgggaataagtgcttcagacataaaagtaacatttcggaagaggggtccctgctccgaagagtttacaatctaattggtaggtagggagaacgtacagagacagtaggagagcgttctggtaagtgcgtctgcagggggccaagctttatgtatcttgtatagtattagccatggtgctactcatatgacTTAAACGGGCTACTTGACATGGgctgtataaatacaaatatagacacGTACCATACACATACTCCAATATAAGTGTGTTGTAATAATCTAGTTTCACATAGGTCATACATGGCACATGTGTGTGCATCAATGGATTAGGCTATATTGTTAATACATGCCCATATTGTAATTGTGAcactgtgtgattgtgtgattgagTGAGAACAATTAATAAAATAGAGAGCTCAAGGTATCACAAAGAGATACATATTTGGTACGGTCTGGTATTAGTTCTTGGGAAAGATGATCTGGTAACACTGTTTGGGACATGCAATACCCTGGCAACGGTGATGGATAACATTGGGCCCATGTCCTTCCTGACTACCTAGCCAGGGGCAcctagctccagtcctcaagggccaccaacaggtcagtttttcagaatgtccctgcttcagccagaATGATGGAGCCACTGATTgtgtcatctgtgctgaagcagagatatcttgaaaacctcaCCCTGGGGGCCCCTGAGGCCTGGAGATGACCACCTCTGCTATAAGGTGTCCTATTACATACATATAGGGAGGGGTACGTGTAGCTGGGGTGCTGTAGTTGGGGggtggccccctccctccccaggaaACCATGACAACCCCCACAACACAACTTCACAAATGAGCAGATTGTTACCTGGCCCAGCTTTGATTGGGGGAGGTAGCCCAGTGCTGCCCAGGACCCTGAGAGGGGGATGTGGGTGAAGAGAACAAAAACAGATACAatattgagggggggggagtggagagaggaaagaggagagaTCGAGTGAAGGCTGCCCCTGGGTAAAGAGTGAAGAGAAGGGGATTCATAGAGACTACAAGACTGTGCGCAAGTTGACAGGCTGAGGATCTGTAGGAGTGACAGGCTgggaaaagtgggggggggggggggggggaggagggggcaaagaGAAGAGtctagctctccccccccctccctccccacttccctaaaGAAGACAAGTGGAAAGAGACTTCAGGAAGTACAGGTAGAAGAAAGCCTCCCCAACTGCCTTTATACCTCCAGGGTGAGGTGGGTTCCAGAGGAAGGCTTCTAGACCCCAAAGTTgaagaggaaggaagggaggaCATCAGACAATCTTCCT
It encodes:
- the NDUFA13 gene encoding NADH dehydrogenase [ubiquinone] 1 alpha subcomplex subunit 13, producing the protein MAASKVKQDMPPSGGYGPIDYKRNMPRRGLTGYSMFALGAGVLLFGYWSISRWNRERRRMQIEDLETRIALLPLLQAEADRRVLRLLRENLEEEAIIMKDVPGWKVGETVFHTDRWVTPTLNDLYNLQPQEVMIKKKFGFQWYV